In one Macaca fascicularis isolate 582-1 chromosome 6, T2T-MFA8v1.1 genomic region, the following are encoded:
- the LOC102115387 gene encoding small ubiquitin-related modifier 1-like, whose translation MSDQEAKPLTEDLGDKKEGEYIKLKVIGQDSSEIHFKVKMTTHLEKLKESYCQRQGVPMNSLRFLFESQRIADNHTPKELGMEEEDVIEVYQEQTGGHSTV comes from the coding sequence ATGTCTGACCAGGAGGCAAAACCTTTAACTGAGGACTTGGGGGATAAGAAGGAAGGTGAATATATTAAACTCAAAGTCATTGGACAAGATAGCAGTGAGATTCACTTCAAAGTGAAAATGACAACGCATCTCGAGAAACTCAAAGAATCATACTGTCAAAGACAGGGCGTTCCAATGAATTCACTCAGGTTTCTCTTTGAGAGTCAGAGAATTGCTGATAATCATACTCCAAAAGAACTGGGAATGGAGGAAGAAGATGTGATTGAAGTTTATCAGGAACAAACGGGGGGTCATTCAACAgtttag